A stretch of the Rosa rugosa chromosome 5, drRosRugo1.1, whole genome shotgun sequence genome encodes the following:
- the LOC133711929 gene encoding disease resistance protein RUN1-like, translated as MASPINEAAAGSSSSSLSRSSADHQNHYKYEVFLSFRGEDTRYGFTDHLYTALRDRGIETFRDADELRRGEEISPALLKAIEESRVSIVVFSPKYASSRWCLDELVKILECRNSKGQVVKPVFYKVDPSHVRHQIDAFGTAFATLRGRYGDIMDKWKAALKDAADLFGWHLKDDEYVSNPFTSYLIIYIFEVRDYIYQENCWGVVRPTKFITDLHVAEHPIGLESCRRDVNNLLGAEGNIVRMVAIWGPGGIGKTTIAKDVFNSISHKFDYSCYLADVRSITSTTSDGLARLQERLLFDILSDSALKVSSVDQGVSFIKTRMRHKTVLLLLDDVSDYSQLQKLVPSPDCFGLGSRILITTRDKGWLSTRVDGVYEVKMLDDVRSLKLFSLHAFEVNEPPDDYLELARRAVHYAKGLPLALILLGSHLFRTSREEWEATLDSCKGEDPYRKIRNILKISYDALGVDLRGYFLDIACFFKGQFVDNVKPILEACYDVKSGIGIKKLQEKALIRIDDESFKGGFIWMHDLIEEMGKGIVNQESPEEPGERSRMWSEVDVNDVLTYNTGTKEVKGIQVPWRTSTISLNAKSFSGMEKLRYISISPNLNYDFFSGDIDYLSKELRWLDWPKCPLQCFPSNFHAKKLVNLNVSGSCRITRLWEGRKNFSTLTCMNLSGCESLKELPHFSGMPNLKKLNLSGCTSLVEVPDSIRFLHNLKSLDASRCSKLATFPKILVKMDSLRLLSLKGSDIRELDESIKNLNGLEELDLSGCKNLTTLPCNIYGLQNLKTLDASGCSKLATFPKIPVKMDSLRRLSLSGSDIKELDESIENLTGLEYLDLTDCKNLTTLPCSIYGLQNLNTLDASGCSKLATFPKIPVKMDSLRRLYLKGSDIRELDESIENLNGLEELDLSGCKNLTTLPCSIYGLQNLKTLDASGCSKLATFPKIPVKMDSLRRLFLKGSGIRELDESIENLNGLEELDLRGCKNLTTLPCSIYGLQNLKTLDARGCSKLATFPKIPVKMDSLRRLFLKGSDIRELDESIENLNGLEELDLRGCKNLTTLPCSIYGLQNLKTLDASGCSKLATFPKIPVKMDSLRRLFLKGSDIRELDESIENLNGLEELDLRGCKNLTTLPCSIYGLQNLKTLDARGCSKLATFPKIPVKMDSLRRLYLKGSDIRELDESIENLNGLEELGLRGCKNLTTLPCSIYGLQNLKTLYAGGCSKLATFPKIPVEMDSLRRLSLKGSDIRELDESIENLNGLEELGLRGCKNLTTLPCSIYGLQNLKTLYAGGCSKLATFPKIPVEMDSLRLLSLKGSDIRELDESIGNLIGLEYLDLTDCENLTTLPCSIYGLQNLWFLDLGECSKLVRFPTNTKILNVDGCSVSLPKLGVFSIAGCSSLSDCDFLMTLDCWETLQWLNLSRNNFVSLPACLTKFVKLRDLDFSGCKRLRGIPELPPKVKLQTWGCESLEERSSTLIEAISPILMIPDLPTHHGGWRGWRSYLQQERERVPIAQLVHNFNTIRNQPSC; from the exons ATGGCTTCTCCGATCAATGAAGCAGCAGCcggttcttcatcttcttctctctcacGTTCTTCTGctgatcaccaaaatcattacaAATACGAGGTCTTCCTGAGTTTTCGAGGCGAGGATACGCGCTATGGTTTTACAGATCATTTGTATACCGCTTTGCGTGACAGGGGAATTGAGACCTTCAGAGATGCTGATGAGCttagaagaggagaagaaatatcACCGGCTCTTCTCAAAGCAATTGAGGAGTCCAGAGTTTCAATCGTCGTCTTCTCTCCAAAATATGCTTCCTCAAGGTGGTGTTTGGATGAACTTGTCAAGATACTTGAATGCAGAAATTCAAAAGGACAAGTGGTCAAACCGGTTTTCTACAAAGTGGATCCCTCGCATGTACGACACCAAATAGACGCCTTCGGTACCGCATTTGCTACGCTTCGTGGCAGATACGGGGATATCATGGACAAATGGAAGGCAGCTCTTAAGGACGCAGCAGATTTGTTTGGATGGCATCTCAAGGATGACGAGTATGTCTCTAACCCCTTCACTAGctatttaattatatatatttttgaa GTACGAGACTACATTTATCAAGAGAATTGTTGGGGAGTTGTCCGACCAACTAAATTTATCACGGACTTGCATGTTGCTGAACATCCAATTGGATTAGAGTCTTGTAGACGAGATGTCAACAATCTCTTAGGTGCCGAGGGAAATATTGTTCGCATGGTGGCAATATGGGGGCCTGGTGGAATAGGAAAGACCACAATTGCAAAAGATGTATTTAATTCAATTAGCCATAAGTTTGATTATAGCTGTTACTTAGCAGATGTTAGATCAATTACAAGTACCACTTCAGATGGCCTAGCACGACTGCAAGAGAGACTTCTGTTTGATATTTTAAGCGACTCAGCTTTGAAGGTGAGCAGTGTTGATCAAGGAGTCAGTTTTATAAAGACAAGGATGCGACATAAAACAGTTCTCTTACTCCTTGATGACGTGAGTGATTATAGCCAATTACAGAAGTTGGTTCCATCCCCAGATTGTTTTGGGCTTGGCAGTAGGATTCTCATAACCACAAGAGATAAAGGTTGGCTAAGTACCCGAGTTGATGGAGTATACGAGGTCAAAATGTTAGATGATGTTCGATCTTTGAAGTTGTTTAGCTTGCATGCATTCGAAGTAAATGAACCTCCAGATGATTACCTGGAACTTGCACGACGTGCGGTACACTATGCCAAGGGCCTTCCATTAGCTTTGATACTTTTAGGCTCTCATCTATTTCGTACAAGCAGAGAGGAGTGGGAAGCTACATTAGATAGCTGTAAAGGAGAAGATCCCTATAGAAAGATAAGAAACATTCTCAAAATAAGTTACGATGCTTTGGGAGTAGATTTGCGAGGATATTTTCTTGATATCGCTTGTTTCTTTAAAGGGCAGTTTGTAGACAATGTGAAACCAATACTAGAAGCTTGCTACGACGTCAAATCAGGGATTGGTATTAaaaaactccaagaaaaagCATTGATACGGATTGACGATGAGAGTTTCAAGGGTGGTTTTATTTGGATGCATGATTTGATAGAAGAAATGGGTAAAGGCATAGTGAATCAGGAGTCACCTGAGGAACCCGGGGAGCGCAGCAGAATGTGGAGTGAAGTTGATGTCAATGACGTTTTAACATATAATACA GGAACAAAGGAAGTTAAAGGCATTCAAGTCCCGTGGCGAACTTCTACGATATCTCTGAATGCTAAAAGCTTCTCTGGGATGGAGAAGCTTAGATATATTTCCATAAGCCCTAACCTGAATTATGATTTCTTTTCTGGAGACATTGATTATCTCTCCAAAGAATTGAGGTGGCTTGATTGGCCAAAATGTCCGTTGCAATGTTTTCCATCCAATTTTCATGCAAAGAAACTTGTAAATCTCAATGTTTCTGGGAGTTGCAGAATCACACGACTCTGGGAGGGACGTAAG AATTTTTCAACGCTAACATGTATGAATCTAAGTGGTTGTGAATCCCTAAAGGAACTCCCACACTTCAGTGGAATGCCCAACTTAAAGAAGTTGAATCTATCTGGGTGTACCAGTTTAGTTGAGGTTCCGGATTCAATTCGATTCCTTCATAACCTTAAGAGTCTTGATGCGAGTAGATGCTCGAAACTGGCTAcatttccaaaaattctagtaAAAATGGATTCCTTGAGACTACTCTCTCTTAAAGGCAGTGACATAAGAGAATTGGATGAGTCAATTAAAAATCTCAATGGGCTTGAAGAGTTGGATCTTAGTGGTTGCAAAAATCTCACAACTCTACCGTGCAACATTTATGGGTTGCAGAATCTAAAGACTCTTGATGCGAGTGGATGCTCAAAATTGGCTACATTTCCAAAAATTCCAGTAAAGATGGATTCCTTGAGACGACTCTCTCTTTCAGGCAGTGACATAAAAGAATTGGATGAGTCAATTGAAAATCTCACTGGGCTTGAATATTTGGATCTTACTGATTGCAAAAATCTCACAACTCTACCGTGCAGCATTTATGGGTTGCAGAATCTAAATACTCTTGATGCGAGTGGATGCTCAAAACTGGCTACATTTCCAAAAATTCCAGTAAAGATGGATTCCTTGAGACGACTCTATCTTAAAGGCAGTGACATAAGAGAATTGGATGAGTCAATTGAAAATCTCAATGGGCTTGAAGAGTTGGATCTTAGTGGTTGCAAAAATCTCACAACTCTACCGTGCAGCATTTATGGGTTGCAGAATCTAAAGACTCTTGATGCGAGTGGATGCTCAAAACTGGCTACATTTCCAAAAATTCCAGTAAAGATGGATTCCTTGAGACGACTCTTTCTTAAAGGCAGTGGCATAAGAGAATTGGATGAGTCAATTGAAAATCTCAATGGGCTTGAAGAGTTGGATCTTCGTGGTTGCAAAAATCTCACAACTCTACCGTGCAGCATTTATGGGTTGCAGAATCTAAAGACTCTTGATGCGAGAGGATGCTCAAAACTGGCTACATTTCCAAAAATTCCAGTAAAGATGGATTCCTTGAGACGACTCTTTCTTAAAGGCAGTGACATAAGAGAATTGGATGAGTCAATTGAAAATCTCAATGGGCTTGAAGAGTTGGATCTTCGTGGTTGCAAAAATCTCACAACTCTACCGTGCAGCATTTATGGGTTGCAGAATCTAAAGACTCTTGATGCGAGTGGATGCTCAAAACTGGCTACATTTCCAAAAATTCCAGTAAAGATGGATTCCTTGAGACGACTCTTTCTTAAAGGCAGTGACATAAGAGAATTGGATGAGTCAATTGAAAATCTCAATGGGCTTGAAGAGTTGGATCTTCGTGGTTGCAAAAATCTCACAACTCTACCGTGCAGCATTTATGGGTTGCAGAATCTAAAGACTCTTGATGCGAGAGGATGCTCAAAACTGGCTACATTTCCAAAAATTCCAGTAAAGATGGATTCCTTGAGACGACTCTATCTTAAAGGCAGTGACATAAGAGAATTGGATGAGTCAATTGAAAATCTCAATGGGCTTGAAGAGTTGGGTCTTAGAGGTTGCAAAAATCTCACAACTCTACCGTGCAGCATTTATGGGTTGCAGAATCTAAAGACTCTTTATGCGGGAGGATGCTCAAAACTGGCTACATTTCCAAAAATTCCAGTAGAGATGGATTCTTTGAGACGACTCTCTCTTAAAGGCAGTGACATAAGAGAATTAGATGAGTCAATTGAAAATCTCAATGGGCTTGAAGAGTTGGGTCTTAGAGGTTGCAAAAATCTCACAACTCTACCGTGCAGCATTTATGGGTTGCAGAATCTAAAGACTCTTTATGCGGGAGGATGCTCAAAACTGGCTACATTTCCAAAAATTCCAGTAGAGATGGATTCTTTGAGACTACTCTCTCTTAAAGGCAGTGACATAAGAGAATTAGATGAGTCAATTGGAAATCTCATTGGGCTTGAATATTTGGATCTTACTGATTGCGAAAATCTCACAACTCTACCGTGCAGCATTTATGGGTTGCAAAATTTATGGTTTCTTGATCTTGGTGAATGCTCAAAACTTGTCAGATTTCCAACAAATACCAAGATTTTGAATGTCGACGGTTGCTCAGTATCACTTCCCAAGCTAGGTGTGTTCAGTATCGCGGGATGCAGTTCATTATCAGATTGTGATTTCCTGATGACTCTTGATTGCTGGGAAACATTACAGTGGCTTAATCTGTCAAGAAACAATTTTGTTAGTCTTCCTGCTTGCCTCACCAAATTTGTCAAGTTGCGGGATCTTGACTTTTCCGGTTGCAAGAGACTCCGAGGAATTCCGGAGCTTCCACCAAAAGTTAAACTACAAACCTGGGGTTGTGAATCACTGGAGGAAAGATCCTCGACATTGATAGAGGCTATCTCCCCAATCCTCATGATCCCTGACCTGCCGACCCATCACGGTGGCTGGCGTGGCTGGCGTTCGTATCTTCAACAAGAGCGGGAGCGTGTTCCCATCGCTCAATTAGTCCACAACTTCAACACCATAAGGAACCAACCGAGTTGTTAA
- the LOC133711932 gene encoding pentatricopeptide repeat-containing protein At3g22690-like: MAAMLQLSPLLRSTFQSSRASHLFLEEEEIKGVLFMWLVKMGLEEDVFVGDSVRNMPKEAVFFVFERVAAEIKPNLVTMVCVISACAKLKDASLSERLCAYIGEPGLKCNMLMGLAREAVSVMGEMLQQGLRPDKVTMLSGISACAQPSDSLSGKCCHGYVLRNGVEGWGTICNSMIDMYMKCGQQEMACRIFDNMSNKTVVSWNSLISGFIRSGDVKSAWIAFSEMPKSDLVCWNTTIDALVQESKFGEAIELFWVMWIEGIKGDRVTMVEVASTCGYLGALDLAKLTHAYIQNKKHSL; this comes from the exons ATGGCTGCAATGCTTCAGCTGAGTCCTCTGCTACGAAGCACCTTCCAGAGTTCCAGAGCCTCCCACTTGttccttgaagaagaagaaataaaggGTGTATTGTTCAT GTGGCTTGTGAAGATGGGTTTGGAGGAAGATGTGTTTGTTGGGGATTCTGTG AGGAATATGCCAAAGGaggctgttttctttgttttcgagAGGGTGGCTGCCGAGATTAAGCCCAATTTGGTGACAATGGTGTGCGTCATTTCTGCTTGTGCAAAGTTGAAGGATGCTTCGTTGAGTGAGAGGCTGTGTGCTTACATTGGGGAGCCTGGACTGAAGTGTAATATGCTTATG GGACTGGCTAGGGAAGCAGTTTCGGTGATGGGTGAAATGCTGCAACAGGGCCTAAGACCCGACAAGGTTACCATGTTATCTGGAATTTCAGCTTGTGCACAACCAAGTGATTCTCTCTCTGGAAAGTGTTGCCATGGTTATGTTCTAAGGAATGGAGTAGAAGGTTGGGGTACGATTTGCAATTCCATGATTGATATGTACATGAAGTGCGGCCAACAAGAGATGGCCTGCAGAATTTTTGACAATATGTCGAATAAGACGGTAGTATCATGGAACTCGTTGATTTCTGGTTTCATAAGAAGTGGTGATGTGAAGTCAGCTTGGATAGCGTTCAGTGAGATGCCAAAGAGTGATCTTGTCTGTTGGAACACTACGATTGATGCTCTGGTCCAAGAGAGCAAGTTTGGGGAAGCAATTGAACTTTTCTGGGTGATGTGGATTGAGGGAATAAAAGGAGATAGGGTGACGATGGTGGAGGTTGCATCTACCTGCGGATATCTAGGAGCTCTTGATCTTGCAAAGTTGACTCATGCTTATATCCAGAATAAAAAACACAGTCTGTGA
- the LOC133711933 gene encoding disease resistance protein RPV1-like, translating to MASQTNEAASSSTDQNHYTYQIFLSFRGEDTRSNFTDHLHSLLCDRGIETFIDDELKRGEEISSALVKAIEESRISIIVFSQNYASSRWCLDELVKILECRKSKGQEVRAVFYKVDPSDVRHQSGAFGDAFATLDQSKYEDSMGKWKVALKEAADLSGWPFKDGEPEAKFIRKIVGELSARVVNPSCELHVTEHPIGLESCRQDVNRLLHAEENIVRMVGIWGPGGIGKTTIAKDVFNSIHHKFECSCFLADVRSNALGQLQETLLFDILGDSTLKVHNADKGVYLIKTRMRNKKVFLILDDVSHCSQLQNLVPSPDCFGPGSRILITTRDKRWLIAHQVDEVYEVKMLNDRQALNLFSLNAFKRNRPPDDYLQLAQRAVHYAQGLPLALMVLGSHLFRRSREEWEATLDSCRGEDPHREIRDVLKISYDALEVDLKGYFLDIACFFKGEHVDHVKPILEACYDLKSVTGIAQLLEKALIRIDGDRIWMHDLIEEMGKDIVYQESPGEPGKRSRVWSEEDINHILTNNTGTKKVIGIQILFRVLWREDDVSYILTNNTGTYKGIQVLQASSAISLNAKSFSKMKNLRYISMGKDLRFEFFSGDIDYLSNQLRWLDWPNSPLQSFPSNFLANKLVKLNISDSCGITRLWEGRKNFSSLTSMDLRGCKSLIDLPNFTGIPNLIELKLYDCESLVEVHHSVGFLDKLVTLSLKGCCNLVTLPTEFSLKSLLAMDLSDCKSLIDLPNFTGIPNLIELKLDGCESLVEVHHSVGFLNKLVILSLKGCCNLVQLPTEFSLKSLLAMDLSDSTRLEEFTKIVGKMDSFGVLILSFTRVKELHPSIGNLIGLNQLCLVDCKNLTTLPCSIYELQNLEILDVSGCSKFDTFPEIKRKMNSLKKLYLRGSGITELHPSIGNLIRLLELDLADSENLTTIPCSIYELQNLEILNVSRCSNLVKFPTKASISHDHDSGSLALPQLRVLKIKGCNLSTVDFIGSLDCLKTLTELDLSSNNFVSVPAPSKFVNLPRIDLYCCKRLREIPELSANILEVNAWDCESLERFSILPKSLNMIEMNLWNCHRFSYSLGYDKEKMKNILLNNPNNSPFTLVLPGSEVPKWFHISKEVAAYEKGLALTCAVSFEIPSKLNWENIGLALCSVLVEETFSIFIDDRVVIFINEELIDQRSNRHSPMPIGHMRLNYIPLCDEIKGKVDQNGWLRYHCRVQFYPVDRMKSCGVHLVCQPPNEYSNKIVMAAPPADESGMLDCLSWLSSPSIEDDCESLDTDVGLGIRRWLS from the exons aTGGCTTCTCAGACCAATGAAGCAGCCAGTTCTTCAACTGACCAAAATCATTACACATACCAGATCTTCCTGAGTTTTCGAGGCGAGGATACGCGTTCTAATTTTACAGATCATCTGCACAGCCTTTTGTGTGACAGGGGAATTGAGACCTTCATAGATGATGAGCttaaaagaggagaagaaatatcATCGGCTCTTGTCAAAGCAATTGAGGAGTCAAGAATTTCAATCATCGTCTTTTCTCAAAATTATGCTTCGTCAAGGTGGTGCTTAGATGAACTGGTCAAGATACTTGAATGCAGAAAATCCAAAGGACAAGAAGTTAGAGCGGTTTTCTATAAGGTGGATCCCTCAGATGTTCGACACCAAAGTGGTGCTTTCGGTGACGCATTTGCTACACTTGATCAAAGCAAATACGAGGATAGCATGGGCAAATGGAAGGTAGCTCTCAAGGAAGCAGCAGATTTGTCTGGATGGCCTTTCAAGGATGGCGA GCCCGAGGCTAAATTTATCAGGAAGATTGTTGGCGAGTTGTCCGCCCGAGTAGTAAACCCTTCATGTGAGTTGCACGTTACAGAACATCCAATTGGATTAGAGTCTTGTAGACAAGATGTCAACAGACTTTTACATGCCGAGGAAAATATTGTTCGCATGGTAGGCATATGGGGGCCTGGTGGAATAGGAAAGACCACAATTGCGAAAGATGTGTTTAATTCAATTCACCATAAGTTTGAATGCAGTTGTTTCTTGGCAGATGTTAGATCAAATGCCCTAGGCCAACTACAAGAGACACTTTTGTTTGATATTTTAGGGGACTCAACTTTGAAGGTGCACAATGCTGATAAAGGAGTCTATTTGATAAAGACAAGGATGCGAAATAAAAAAGTTTTCTTAATCCTTGACGACGTGAGTCATTGTAGCCAATTACAGAACTTAGTTCCATCTCCTGATTGTTTTGGGCCGGGCAGTAGAATTCTCATAACAACAAGAGATAAACGTTGGCTAATTGCTCATCAAGTAGATGAAGTATACGAGGTCAAGATGTTAAATGATCGTCAAGCTTTGAACTTATTTAGTTTGAATGCATTCAAAAGAAATAGACCTCCAGACGATTATCTACAACTTGCACAACGTGCAGTACACTATGCCCAAGGACTTCCATTAGCTTTGATGGTTTTAGGCTCTCATCTATTTCGTAGAAGCCGAGAGGAGTGGGAAGCTACATTAGATAGTTGTAGGGGAGAAGATCCTCACAGGGAGATAAGAGACGTTCTCAAAATAAGTTATGATGCTCTGGAAGTAGATCTAAAGGGATATTTTCTTGATATCGCTTGTTTCTTTAAAGGGGAGCATGTAGACCATGTGAAACCAATACTAGAAGCTTGTTATGATCTCAAATCAGTGACTGGTATTGCACAACTCCTAGAAAAAGCCTTGATAAGAATTGACGGAGATAGGATTTGGATGCATGACTTGATAGAAGAAATGGGTAAAGACATAGTGTATCAAGAGTCACCTGGTGAGCCCGGGAAACGCAGCAGAGTGTGGAGTGAAGAAGATATCAACCACATTCTAACAAATAATACA GGAACAAAGAAAGTTATAGGCATCCAGATTCTATTCAGAGTACTCTGGAGAGAAGATGATGTCAGCTACATTCTAACAAATAATACA GGAACATATAAAGGCATCCAGGTCCTACAGGCATCATCTGCAATATCTTTGAATGCTAAAAGCTTTTCAAAGATGAAGAATCTTAGATATATTTCTATGGGCAAGGACCTGAGATTTGAATTCTTTTCTGGAGACATCGATTATCTCTCCAATCAGTTGAGGTGGCTTGATTGGCCTAATAGTCCGTTGCAATCATTTCCATCTAATTTTCTTGCAAACAAACTTGTAAAGCTCAATATTTCTGATAGTTGCGGAATCACACGACTATGGGAGGGACGTAAG AATTTTTCAAGCTTAACATCTATGGATTTAAGAGGTTGTAAATCCCTCATAGACCTTCCGAACTTCACCGGAATACCCAACTTAATAGAGTTGAAGTTATATGACTGTGAAAGTTTAGTTGAGGTTCATCATTCTGTTGGATTCCTAGATAAGCTTGTGACCTTAAGTCTTAAAGGCTGCTGTAACCTAGTTACGTTGCCAACCGAATTTAGCTTGAAATCTCTCCTTGCTATGGATCTTAGTGATTGTAAATCCCTCATAGACCTCCCGAACTTCACCGGAATACCGAACTTAATAGAGCTGAAGTTAGATGGTTGTGAAAGTTTAGTTGAGGTTCATCATTCTGTTGGATTCCTAAATAAGCTTGTGATCTTAAGTCTTAAAGGCTGCTGTAACCTAGTTCAGTTGCCAACCGAATTTAGCTTGAAATCTCTCCTTGCTATGGATCTTAGTGATTCCACTAGGCTAGAGGAATTTACAAAAATTGTTGGAAAGATGGATTCTTTCGGAGTGTTGATCCTATCATTCACTCGTGTTAAAGAATTGCATCCGTCAATTGGAAATCTCATTGGGCTTAATCAGTTATGTCTAGTAGATTGTAAAAATCTTACAACTCTACCATGCAGCATATATGAGTTACAAAATCTAGAGATCTTAGATGTGAGTGGATGCTCAAAATTTGATACATTTCCAGAAATCAAGAGAAAGATGAATTCCTTAAAAAAGTTATATCTAAGAGGCAGTGGCATTACAGAATTGCATCCCTCAATTGGAAATCTCATTCGGCTTCTTGAGTTGGATCTAGCAGATAGTGAAAATCTTACAACAATACCATGCAGCATATATGAGTTACAAAATCTAGAGATCCTAAATGTGAGTAGATGCTCAAATCTTGTTAAATTTCCAACAAAAGCAAGTATTTCACATGATCATGACAGTGGCTCGCTAGCGCTTCCCCAGCTACGTGTACTCAAAATCAAAGGATGTAATTTATCAACTGTTGATTTCATTGGGAGTCTTGACTGCTTGAAAACATTAACCGAACTTGATCTCTCAAGTAACAATTTTGTTAGTGTTCCAGCACCTAGCAAATTTGTCAACTTGCCAAGGATTGACTTGTATTGTTGCAAGAGACTTCGAGAGATTCCAGAGCTTTCAGCAAATATACTCGAGGTAAATGCATGGGATTGCGAATCATTGGAGAGATTTTCGATATTGCCCAAGTCTTTGAATATGATAGAGATGAACTTGTGGAATTGCCATAGATTTAGTTACAGTCTGGGCTATGACAAGGAGAAGATGAAAAATATTTTGCTGAATAATCCG AACAACTCCCCGTTTACGCTTGTACTACCTGGTAGTGAGGTTCCAAAGTGGTTCCATATTTCAAAGGAGGTTGCTGCTTATGAAAAAGGCCTGGCATTGACATGTGCAGTTTCTTTTGAAATACCAAGCAAATTGAATTGGGAGAACATAGGACTGGCTCTTTGTTCTGTATTAGTTGAGGAAACTTTTAGTATTTTTATTGACGATCGAGTTGTTATTTTCATCAATGAGGAACTCATAGATCAGAGATCCAATCGGCACAGTCCAATGCCAATTGGTCATATGCGTCTGAATTATATTCCATTATGTGATGAAATAAAGGGAAAGGTGGATCAAAACGGTTGGTTGCGTTATCACTGTCGAGTTCAATTTTACCCTGTTGATCGAATGAAAAGCTGTGGAGTTCACCTCGTCTGCCAACCACCGAATGAATATTCAAATAAGATTGTAATGGCGGCTCCACCTGCCGATGAGAGTGGTATGCTAGACTGCCTTTCGTGGCTTTCGTCGCCGTCAATTGAAGATGATTGTGAATCCTTGGACACAGACGTTGGCCTAGGCATAAGACGTTGGCTTTCGTGA
- the LOC133710638 gene encoding enhancer of mRNA-decapping protein 4-like gives MEKTIPLTISDCFQRGVGDKAVNQLEKSVNSKLDATVSRQIEAQFQTSGKQALQDALKSSMEALVVPPFEKSCKAMFEQVDATFQKGMVEHAIVALQHFESARSPLAHALREAISSASSVTQTLSGELDDGQRNWMVTSKNTLIYLDSGKTLLMVRASKGCDLTGWLIKSLRQRLQ, from the exons ATGGAGAAAACTATACCTTTGACTATATCTGATTGCTTTCAG CGAGGAGTGGGAGATAAAGCAGTTAATCAATTGGAAAAATCAGTCAACTCAAAACTTGATGCTACTGTATCCAGGCAAATCGAGGCACAGTTTCAAACATCGGGTAAACAAGCTCTTCAG GATGCTCTTAAGTCTAGCATGGAAGCTTTAGTGGTACCTCCCTTTGAGAAGTCATGTAAAGCCATGTTTGAGCAAGTAGATGCCACATTCCAGAAGGGAATGGTTGAACATGCAATTGTGGCTCTGCAGCATTTTGAGTCTGCACGTTCACCATTGGCCCATGCTTTAAGG GAAGCAATTAGCTCCGCATCATCAGTGACTCAAACCCTAAGCGGAGAATTGGATGATGGTCAACGTAA TTGGATGGTTACCAGCAAAAATACACTAATATACCTTGATAGTGGCAAGACTCTTCTGATGGTCAGAGCAAGCAAGGGATG TGATCTAACGGGGTGGCTGATCAAGAGTTTGCGGCAAAGGTTGCAATAG